A genomic window from Sparus aurata chromosome 14, fSpaAur1.1, whole genome shotgun sequence includes:
- the LOC115595150 gene encoding CD63 antigen-like, whose amino-acid sequence MARCRSYLRGLAICVTVLLMVSGVVMIGVGFSSIDGNTPVAELFNQLSSSDGLLVLQVFGPITVILSVLGVCAATLDLKPLLLVFSALIFVEFVALMVVASPLVQVQAQLDGAVDEVFLNVTPLHRVEQYIQQELNKLQMSDSCCGLRRFDDWEDQLPDSCLCSPPTAPPASHLSPSHQSGNWSSDGACVMVDGDLRPPTSRVTEKWVHSKPCGPILKSYLSFPIKLRIGIISAFATIAITAIVLCLALGLEEYWKTPPVEATVDDFNRVKYEPKPSLT is encoded by the exons ATGGCTCGCTGCAGGAGTTACTTACGAGGGCTCGCcatctgtgtcactgtgctgctgatg gtgtcGGGTGTGGTGATGATCGGGGTCGGGTTCTCCTCCATCGACGGCAACACACCTGTTGCCGAG tTGTTCAACCAGTTGTCGAGCAGCGATGGTTTGCTGGTCCTGCAGGTCTTCGGTCCGATCACGGTGATTCTGTCTGTTCTGGGCGTCTGTGCTGCGACGCTGGACCTCAAAcctctgctgctggtg TTCTCGGCTCTGATATTTGTGGAGTTTGTGGCTCTGATGGTCGTCGCCTCGCCGCTGGTCCAGGTCCAGGCTCAG TTGGACGGCGCCGTGGACGAGGTGTTCCTGAACGTcactcctctccacagagtggagCAGTACATCCAGCAGGAACTGAATAAGCTGCAGATGTCG GACTCGTGTTGTGGTCTGAGGCGTTTTGACGACTGGGAGGATCAACTTCCTGACTCCTGCCTCTGCTCGCCTCCCACCGCCCCGCCCGCCTCCCACCTGTCGCCCAG CCATCAGTCTGGTAACTGGAGCTCAGACGGAGCGTGTGTGATGGTGGACGGTGACCTTCGACCTCCGACCTCTCGGGTCACAGAGAAATGGGTTCACTCGAAG CCCTGCGGTCCCATCCTGAAGAGCTACCTGAGCTTCCCCATCAAACTCAGGATAGGAATCATTTCAGCCTTCGCCACCATCGCG atAACGGCCATCGTTCTGTGTCTGGCGTTGGGTCTGGAGGAATATTGGAAGACGCCTCCGGTGGAAGCGACGGTCGACGACTTCAACAGAGTGAAGTACGAACCCAAACCCTCCCtcacctga